Part of the Streptomyces sp. HSG2 genome, CGATCGAGGAAGCAGCCGTGTACCCCGTACCACTCCCGGTGCCGACGGACGTCCTCGGCGATCTCCGACGACGGACGGGAGCCGTAGGCGGTGTCGACGTAGCCCAGCAGCCGCGCCCCGGCGGTGCCGAGGGCCTCGCCTGCCGCCGTGAAGGCCGGGTCCGGCGCGGTTCCCGGGCCGTCGGCCGGGTTGACCACCACCCCGTAGGCGCGGTCGGCCGCCTCCGTGAGGCGCCGCCAGGCCTCCGGGTCCTCGGCGGGATGGACGTACAGCGGGACGAGGAAGCTCACGAGGGAAGCTCACCCGCGCCGTCGTGCGCGGGCGCCGCGGCGGCGTCCTCCCACAGCGCGGCCAGCGACTCGGCCAACGACCGGTCCGGTCGCCACCCCAGCGCCTCGCGGGCCGCCGAGACGTCGGAACACTGCCAGGAGACCTGCCCGGACCGGGCGGACCCGCCGTTCGCCCGCTCACGGACCTCGCCCCGGAACCCGGCCACCTCGACGAGGGTGCCGACCAGATGCCGGACCGGGACGGCGTGCCCTCCCGACACGTTCAGCACCCGCGGCAGGGGACCCGCCGCCGTGGCGGCGAGTTCCGCGGCGGCGGCCACGTCGCGCACGTCCACGAAGTCCCGGTAGGCGGAGAGGTCGCCGAGGCGGAGCACCGGGTCGGGGCCGGTGCCCGCCTGCCGGAGCATGCGGGCCACCCGGCCGGGCAGCCCCGAGGCGGGCGCGCCGGGGCCGACCGGGTTACCCACCCGCAGGACCACGGCGTCGAGACCCGAGGTCGTGACCCCGACCGTGCCGGCCAGCTTCGTCGCGCCGTAGGGGGCGGCCGGGCAGGTCGGCGCGGACTCCGTCACCCGGGAGCCGGTCTCGCCCGGTCCGTACTCGGCCGCCGACCCCAGGTGGACCAGCCGGGCGGCCGGGCGGGCCATCCGCAGCGCGGAGCAGAGCACGGCCGGCCCCCGGGCGTTGACCTCCGCGAGGGTTACGGGCGAGCCCCCGGTGGCCCCCGCGCAGTTGACCACGGCGTCCGGTGCCGCCGCGGCCAGGTCCTCGGCCAGCCGAGCCGGATCCGCGGTGGCCAGGTCGACGGTGAGGTCGGCGGCGGGGGACCGTCCGCCGCCGAGCACCACGGTGTCCGGACGGGCTCGCAGTCGGGTGGTGACGTGCGAGCCGATGTACCCGGCGTGGCCGAGAACGAGGATGCGCATGTGCGGTCAGGCTCCCTTGAGCAGAAGCGACTTGCGGCTGGTGAACTCGGCGTTGGCCCGGTCGTAGTCGTCGGGGCGCCCGATGTCGAGCCAGTAGCCGTCGAACTCGTATGCGTGGGGCGGGTTCCGGGAG contains:
- a CDS encoding NAD-dependent epimerase/dehydratase family protein; its protein translation is MRILVLGHAGYIGSHVTTRLRARPDTVVLGGGRSPAADLTVDLATADPARLAEDLAAAAPDAVVNCAGATGGSPVTLAEVNARGPAVLCSALRMARPAARLVHLGSAAEYGPGETGSRVTESAPTCPAAPYGATKLAGTVGVTTSGLDAVVLRVGNPVGPGAPASGLPGRVARMLRQAGTGPDPVLRLGDLSAYRDFVDVRDVAAAAELAATAAGPLPRVLNVSGGHAVPVRHLVGTLVEVAGFRGEVRERANGGSARSGQVSWQCSDVSAAREALGWRPDRSLAESLAALWEDAAAAPAHDGAGELPS